From Aristaeella lactis, the proteins below share one genomic window:
- a CDS encoding extracellular solute-binding protein, whose product MRKPALWVTALILLVSACVPAFASTGDRVLMHESRLADTETMWVEDVLPCGNGLYLIVNDLKERKIIRYTDIQAEPEEYVQENEKMPGEAAEGEQSSITLTETWFVRGEELYAVTNTTTYGKENPETELDVKHVRLENGKVILDESDLPDVDLSGLIMEEEDHTYTKEIRHKFTTDDKLFLHVYCDSPDELLVIDLQDGTCMSIELDGDINEMTAGPEGSVLITRSEWTDDSTVKVRINRLDPADRSETELAELDGLSFTRIAPNYSAEKDTLYYYNTGELWAMPHFDAAQAETVNDCPDNGIGTLLLPNGFVVIWTYDTVLVRNTDPALRSSVTLHVMEFADGAAVTEALYDMNNTRGDISVAEHNGDWNNKQEVLQAMLNRDSNTDIYVYKYDSTEFSALRKRNYLPDLSSGAGIAASTERLYPFLQEAVKQNGSIIGVPVSISGETLGIHMEQWKKTGGTEEELPKTWNQFFDWLESLPERLEGQDVYLAPWQDRVSFRADILEIMLDQYEVQMERKGETDYSFASPELCGLVQRLNNLDYDALKIAEPQDEEESEQEEYIDEEYDHDPLLETYTAVTLNGEPDYVPLALSFSENEEPVVPISVSIAFMNPYSEHPRETMDFLACVAENLNVYDAAAAYSDRTVPMHRPGYENDRKSIQDMMDELNKALQDEEGENRVVLEEKLSEAEEDMENNERYGWIISPTEVERYQKWQRYFRVRGYSFLNVLFEEDGAGDEEEGTYEKLFYSEESAALSPEELLGMLDQKVRMIRMESN is encoded by the coding sequence ATGAGAAAACCTGCCCTGTGGGTGACTGCCCTGATTCTGCTGGTATCGGCCTGTGTGCCGGCATTCGCGTCAACCGGAGACCGGGTCCTGATGCATGAATCCAGACTGGCGGATACTGAAACGATGTGGGTAGAGGATGTACTGCCCTGCGGAAATGGATTGTATCTGATTGTCAATGATCTGAAGGAAAGAAAGATCATACGATATACGGATATCCAGGCAGAGCCGGAGGAATATGTGCAGGAAAATGAAAAAATGCCCGGGGAAGCTGCGGAAGGGGAGCAGAGCAGCATCACGCTGACAGAAACCTGGTTTGTCCGGGGAGAAGAACTGTATGCGGTGACCAATACTACCACGTATGGCAAAGAAAACCCGGAAACGGAACTGGATGTCAAGCACGTCCGGCTGGAAAACGGGAAGGTGATCCTGGATGAAAGCGACCTGCCGGATGTGGATCTGTCCGGCCTGATCATGGAAGAGGAGGATCATACATACACAAAGGAAATAAGACATAAGTTTACAACTGACGATAAACTGTTTCTGCACGTATACTGCGACAGCCCGGATGAACTGCTCGTGATCGATCTGCAGGACGGAACCTGCATGTCAATTGAACTGGACGGTGATATCAATGAAATGACCGCCGGTCCGGAAGGGTCTGTTCTGATTACCCGGAGTGAATGGACAGATGATTCGACTGTGAAGGTCAGAATCAACCGCCTGGATCCGGCAGACCGGAGCGAAACGGAACTCGCGGAGCTTGATGGCTTGAGTTTTACAAGAATTGCCCCGAACTACAGCGCGGAAAAGGATACGCTGTATTACTACAATACGGGTGAACTGTGGGCGATGCCCCATTTTGATGCCGCACAGGCGGAAACAGTGAATGACTGCCCGGATAACGGTATTGGCACGCTCCTGCTGCCGAACGGTTTTGTGGTGATCTGGACATATGATACGGTGCTGGTCAGGAATACCGATCCTGCCCTGCGCAGCAGCGTTACCCTGCATGTGATGGAATTCGCGGACGGCGCAGCAGTCACCGAAGCACTCTATGACATGAATAATACACGGGGAGATATCTCTGTGGCTGAACACAATGGCGACTGGAACAATAAGCAGGAAGTTCTGCAGGCAATGCTGAACCGCGACAGCAATACGGATATCTATGTATACAAGTATGACAGCACTGAATTCAGTGCCCTGCGCAAGCGGAATTATCTGCCGGACCTGAGTTCCGGCGCCGGGATCGCGGCGAGCACGGAACGGCTGTACCCTTTCCTGCAGGAGGCCGTAAAACAGAATGGAAGTATTATCGGCGTTCCGGTAAGCATCAGCGGAGAAACGCTGGGTATCCATATGGAACAGTGGAAGAAAACCGGCGGCACCGAGGAGGAACTGCCGAAGACCTGGAACCAGTTTTTTGACTGGCTGGAGTCCCTGCCGGAACGGCTTGAAGGTCAGGATGTTTATCTCGCGCCCTGGCAGGACCGGGTTTCCTTCCGGGCGGATATTCTGGAGATCATGCTGGACCAGTATGAGGTTCAGATGGAAAGAAAGGGCGAAACCGACTATTCCTTCGCCAGTCCCGAACTGTGCGGGCTGGTTCAGCGCCTGAACAATCTGGATTATGACGCGCTGAAGATTGCAGAACCGCAGGATGAGGAAGAATCGGAACAAGAGGAGTATATCGACGAAGAGTATGATCATGATCCTCTGCTGGAAACCTATACTGCTGTAACGCTGAACGGTGAACCGGATTATGTTCCGCTGGCACTGAGCTTTTCGGAGAATGAGGAACCGGTTGTGCCGATCAGCGTCAGCATTGCGTTTATGAATCCCTATTCCGAACATCCCCGGGAAACGATGGATTTCCTGGCCTGTGTGGCTGAAAACCTGAACGTATATGATGCAGCTGCAGCCTATAGTGACCGGACGGTACCCATGCACAGACCCGGTTATGAAAATGACCGAAAGAGTATCCAGGACATGATGGACGAATTGAACAAAGCGCTTCAGGATGAGGAAGGCGAAAACCGGGTGGTTCTGGAAGAAAAACTCAGTGAAGCTGAGGAAGACATGGAGAATAACGAACGCTATGGCTGGATTATCAGCCCGACGGAGGTTGAACGGTATCAGAAGTGGCAGCGTTATTTCAGGGTCAGAGGGTACAGCTTCCTGAATGTGCTTTTTGAAGAAGATGGAGCCGGTGACGAAGAGGAAGGCACTTATGAAAAACTGTTCTACAGCGAGGAAAGCGCCGCACTGAGCCCTGAAGAACTGCTGGGCATGCTGGACCAGAAGGTCCGGATGATCCGGATGGAAAGCAACTGA
- a CDS encoding glycoside hydrolase family 13 protein yields the protein MAVSHSVLSAVFSDESPDYRFPSEPDVGDSVRIRLRVAKDSAERVILLFESMTVGTMMNKTKSDDFFDYYEAGIICSENEVVYRFLIECPDGTKIAFDKSGVRADEHHIPDYNPAYSFRFIPGFHVPGWAKGSVQYQIFPDRFCNGDPSNDVADNEYYYIIGHSKHIADWNAVPTDTDIRAFYGGDLQGILDKLDYLQDLGIETLYLNPIFVSPSSHKYDCQDYEHIDPHFGVITDDVDHVMQSWEKHNGYAPKYIRRVTSMENLEKSDDLFAALCQELHRRNMHIILDGVFNHCGSFNKWMDHEGIYLGKAGFQPGAYQSIHSPYRSYFHFNDSSNGRSPMYEGWWGYSTLPKLNYESSPELCEEIYKIAEKWLSPPYCIDGWRLDVAADLGHSAEFNHKFWKTFRDRVKAINPDAVIIAEHYGDPTAWLNGQEWDSIMNYDAFMEPVTWFLTGMEKHSDSYRDDLYQNGSAFFGIMADKMARLKYPSLMCAMNELSNHDHSRFLTRTNRMIGRTTTLGPEAAAAGINKGVFREAVTIQMTWPGSPTVYYADEAGQVGWTDPDNRRTYPWGHEDQGLIDLHRDLIRLRRELPVLRDGSIKPLMAEYGRIAYARFNEESRCIVAVNNTSGWTDFRLFARDAGAKEGETFFRRIQTTQDGHVTETEVCGTVSEGYLTFDLPPFSSVVLSSAMPESK from the coding sequence ATGGCAGTCAGTCATTCTGTTCTCTCCGCTGTCTTCAGCGATGAATCCCCGGACTATCGTTTCCCTTCAGAGCCGGATGTCGGCGATTCCGTTAGGATCCGTCTGCGGGTTGCGAAAGACAGTGCCGAACGCGTTATCCTTCTTTTCGAGTCCATGACCGTCGGGACCATGATGAATAAAACGAAAAGCGATGACTTTTTCGATTATTATGAAGCCGGCATCATCTGCAGCGAGAATGAGGTTGTTTACCGCTTTCTGATCGAGTGCCCCGACGGCACAAAGATCGCCTTCGATAAGAGCGGCGTTCGCGCGGATGAGCATCATATCCCGGATTACAACCCTGCCTATTCCTTCCGGTTTATCCCGGGATTCCATGTGCCCGGCTGGGCTAAGGGCTCCGTACAGTACCAAATTTTCCCGGATCGTTTCTGCAACGGCGATCCGTCCAACGATGTGGCGGATAATGAATACTATTACATCATTGGTCACTCCAAGCATATTGCCGACTGGAACGCGGTGCCGACAGATACCGATATCCGGGCCTTCTACGGCGGAGACCTTCAGGGTATCCTGGATAAGCTGGACTACCTTCAGGATCTGGGCATTGAAACCCTTTACCTGAATCCGATCTTTGTCTCTCCCTCCAGCCATAAATATGACTGCCAGGACTATGAGCACATTGATCCGCATTTCGGCGTCATCACCGATGATGTGGATCACGTGATGCAGTCATGGGAAAAGCATAACGGCTATGCCCCGAAGTATATCCGCCGGGTGACCAGCATGGAAAACCTGGAAAAGAGCGATGATCTCTTTGCTGCCCTCTGCCAGGAACTGCACCGCCGGAATATGCACATCATCCTGGACGGTGTGTTCAACCACTGCGGTTCCTTCAACAAATGGATGGATCATGAAGGCATCTATCTGGGAAAAGCTGGTTTCCAGCCCGGTGCTTATCAGAGCATCCACAGTCCCTACCGTTCCTATTTCCACTTCAATGATTCAAGCAACGGACGAAGCCCCATGTACGAGGGCTGGTGGGGCTATTCCACCCTTCCGAAGCTGAACTATGAATCTTCACCCGAACTGTGCGAAGAGATCTATAAAATCGCCGAAAAATGGCTTTCTCCGCCCTACTGCATCGACGGCTGGCGCCTTGATGTCGCGGCGGACCTCGGACACAGCGCTGAGTTCAATCATAAGTTCTGGAAAACATTCCGTGACCGCGTAAAAGCCATCAATCCCGATGCCGTGATCATCGCCGAGCACTACGGAGATCCCACCGCCTGGCTCAACGGACAGGAATGGGATTCCATCATGAACTACGATGCCTTCATGGAGCCCGTCACCTGGTTCCTGACCGGCATGGAAAAGCATTCCGATTCCTACAGGGATGACCTGTACCAGAACGGTTCCGCCTTCTTCGGCATCATGGCCGATAAGATGGCACGCCTGAAATACCCGTCCCTCATGTGCGCGATGAATGAGCTTTCCAACCATGATCATTCCCGCTTTCTGACCCGTACAAACCGCATGATCGGCCGGACAACCACCCTGGGACCGGAAGCCGCAGCGGCAGGCATCAACAAAGGAGTCTTCCGGGAGGCGGTCACCATCCAGATGACCTGGCCTGGCTCCCCCACCGTCTACTATGCGGATGAAGCAGGACAGGTCGGCTGGACCGATCCCGACAATCGCCGCACCTACCCCTGGGGTCATGAAGACCAGGGCCTGATCGACCTGCACCGCGACCTGATCCGCCTGCGCCGTGAACTGCCGGTTCTCCGGGACGGTTCCATCAAACCTCTGATGGCGGAATACGGCCGCATCGCCTACGCCCGCTTCAATGAGGAAAGCCGCTGCATCGTTGCTGTCAACAACACCAGCGGCTGGACGGATTTCAGGCTCTTCGCCCGCGATGCCGGCGCAAAGGAAGGAGAAACCTTCTTCCGCCGCATCCAGACCACTCAGGACGGTCATGTGACCGAAACAGAAGTATGCGGCACTGTGTCGGAAGGCTACCTGACCTTCGACCTGCCCCCGTTCTCTTCTGTTGTCCTGAGCAGCGCCATGCCCGAAAGCAAATAA
- a CDS encoding AAA family ATPase, translating into MRDLYIRSMSLPEPIPRENYLANLPVVKYLSEKGIELHKQVTFFVGENGSGKSTLVEALAISQGFNPEGGTKNFRFSTEASHSELYDYLRVARGVIRPRDGFFLRAESFYNVASNIDQLDREGGGGMPIIASYGGVSLHRQSHGESFLSLVENRFGGKGLYILDEPEAALSPRGVIRLMQNMDDLVQDDSQFIIATHSPMLLTFPGAEIYQIKEDGIESVRFQDTDHYRTTVRFLQNPESAIEDIGLIHNS; encoded by the coding sequence ATGCGAGATCTGTACATCCGAAGTATGTCCCTGCCGGAGCCCATTCCGAGAGAGAACTACCTGGCTAATCTGCCGGTGGTCAAATATCTGTCTGAAAAGGGGATAGAGCTCCATAAGCAGGTGACCTTCTTTGTCGGGGAGAACGGATCGGGAAAGTCTACCCTGGTTGAGGCCCTGGCTATCTCCCAGGGGTTCAATCCGGAAGGCGGAACGAAGAACTTCCGTTTTTCCACGGAGGCTTCCCATTCGGAACTGTATGACTATCTCCGGGTAGCCCGGGGCGTTATCCGGCCCCGGGACGGATTCTTCCTGCGGGCGGAAAGCTTTTATAACGTGGCCTCCAATATCGACCAGCTGGACAGGGAAGGCGGCGGAGGAATGCCGATTATCGCGAGCTACGGTGGGGTTTCCCTGCACCGGCAGTCCCACGGGGAAAGCTTCCTTTCCCTGGTGGAGAACAGGTTTGGCGGAAAGGGACTGTATATCCTGGATGAACCGGAGGCAGCCTTGTCTCCCCGGGGCGTTATCCGCCTGATGCAGAATATGGACGACCTGGTGCAGGATGATTCCCAGTTTATTATCGCGACTCATTCCCCCATGCTGCTCACCTTCCCGGGGGCAGAAATCTATCAGATCAAAGAAGACGGCATTGAAAGTGTCCGGTTTCAGGATACAGATCATTACAGGACCACGGTCCGGTTCCTGCAGAACCCGGAAAGCGCGATTGAGGATATAGGGTTAATACATAATTCATAA
- a CDS encoding GGDEF domain-containing protein encodes MCFGKRKTIGVFICKAYSFFDNAVYRALEEAAKRYDYDVVVFTTVGYFSSQNEYDSQERGMFAFAPIEQLDGIIVAPDTYEVEGFREQLEEELKARAKCPIVLIRHLSQQYDCVYTDENLAFRPLLQHLLEKHGLKRISFLAGYEGHPDSILRQKVYMEEMQAHGLTVDEEKHIAHGNMWLNCGEAAYEKLFSDPDDLPQAVVCANDYMASGLMRTLREKGIRVPEDVIVTGYDNVPTIPLEEPTLTTIEQDFAGMAMMAMEEVDRQIRNRSAKEEAEGPRQMPIGAKLVLGESCGCGYRGDDFYYKICKERGEETDRMASREVSMTYLTIELNACDDLKELHRVLVSKMADTPTVRDYYLCLFEKGLDEEGNPIFAEEVTDTACLVHAMRDRQDHGMPMITFDRRKLLPEIAGRKNEAQVFFLMLLHQKEDAYGYAMFHFQPGETPSVFFQHWNVILSGALSNMHKRNELKLLYEERRLSSITDIMTRLLNRRGLEEQLSPVWQRLCAKKESASFISFDMDRLKKINDTYGHQAGDFAIRLTGNAIRRAAPKEAILARMGGDEFLAVLPRGNRLTTDLFVRNFQKELKKLNELENRAFTVEASCGSVVFHLNGMSTIEECIQKSDEKMYTEKEKRHACRAD; translated from the coding sequence ATGTGTTTCGGCAAACGAAAAACGATCGGAGTCTTTATATGCAAGGCTTATTCGTTTTTTGACAATGCTGTTTACCGGGCGCTGGAAGAAGCGGCGAAACGGTATGACTATGATGTAGTTGTTTTTACAACCGTCGGATACTTTTCGAGCCAGAACGAGTATGACAGCCAGGAGCGGGGCATGTTCGCCTTCGCGCCAATCGAGCAGCTGGATGGTATCATCGTCGCGCCGGATACGTATGAGGTGGAGGGCTTCCGGGAACAGCTGGAGGAAGAACTGAAGGCCCGGGCAAAATGCCCCATAGTTCTGATCCGTCACCTGAGCCAGCAATACGATTGTGTTTATACAGATGAAAACCTGGCTTTCCGTCCGCTGCTACAGCACCTGCTGGAGAAACACGGGCTGAAGCGGATCAGCTTCCTGGCAGGTTATGAAGGCCATCCGGACAGTATCCTGCGGCAGAAGGTTTACATGGAGGAAATGCAGGCCCACGGTCTCACAGTGGATGAGGAAAAGCATATAGCCCACGGAAATATGTGGCTGAACTGCGGAGAGGCAGCGTACGAAAAGCTGTTCTCCGATCCTGATGACCTGCCCCAGGCGGTGGTATGCGCCAATGACTATATGGCATCGGGCCTGATGCGGACACTGCGGGAAAAGGGAATCCGGGTTCCGGAGGATGTGATCGTCACCGGCTATGATAACGTACCTACCATTCCCCTGGAAGAGCCGACCCTTACCACGATCGAACAGGATTTCGCCGGCATGGCCATGATGGCCATGGAGGAAGTGGACCGGCAGATCCGGAACAGAAGTGCCAAAGAAGAGGCAGAAGGCCCCCGGCAGATGCCTATCGGCGCAAAACTGGTGCTCGGGGAGAGCTGCGGCTGCGGATACAGGGGGGATGACTTCTATTACAAGATCTGCAAGGAACGGGGAGAAGAGACAGATCGGATGGCATCCAGAGAAGTCAGCATGACCTACCTGACGATCGAACTGAACGCCTGTGACGATCTGAAGGAACTGCACCGTGTCCTTGTGAGCAAGATGGCAGACACTCCGACGGTCCGTGATTATTATCTGTGCCTGTTTGAAAAAGGCCTGGACGAGGAAGGCAACCCGATCTTTGCGGAAGAGGTTACGGATACGGCATGCCTGGTTCATGCCATGCGTGACCGGCAGGATCACGGGATGCCGATGATCACCTTTGACCGGCGGAAACTTCTGCCGGAGATCGCCGGACGAAAGAATGAGGCCCAGGTGTTCTTCCTGATGCTGCTGCACCAGAAGGAAGACGCCTACGGATACGCGATGTTCCATTTCCAGCCCGGAGAAACGCCGTCCGTATTCTTCCAGCACTGGAACGTCATCCTTTCCGGCGCACTGAGCAACATGCACAAGCGGAACGAGCTGAAGCTGCTGTATGAGGAAAGACGGCTGAGCAGTATCACGGATATTATGACGAGACTGCTGAACCGGCGGGGACTGGAGGAACAGCTTTCCCCCGTGTGGCAGCGGCTTTGCGCAAAGAAGGAAAGCGCGTCGTTTATCAGCTTTGACATGGACAGGCTGAAGAAGATTAATGATACCTACGGGCATCAGGCAGGAGACTTTGCGATCCGGCTGACGGGCAATGCCATTCGCCGGGCTGCTCCGAAAGAGGCCATTCTGGCCCGTATGGGCGGCGATGAGTTCCTGGCGGTTCTTCCGCGGGGGAACCGCCTGACAACGGACCTTTTCGTACGGAATTTCCAGAAGGAGCTGAAGAAGCTGAACGAACTGGAAAACAGGGCGTTCACTGTGGAGGCAAGCTGTGGCTCTGTCGTATTCCACCTGAACGGAATGTCCACGATCGAGGAATGTATCCAGAAGAGTGATGAAAAGATGTACACAGAGAAGGAAAAGAGGCACGCCTGCAGGGCGGATTAG
- a CDS encoding transglutaminase-like domain-containing protein — translation MIARMGRTRFIMCALLILVLCAAVIFAAFGIKLPEASGKTVKKDGKMTIDCSNMSEGYIMVKAKKTNKRLKLQIATEGAKLNYDLNSDGEFEVFPLQFGSGKYQVSLYENAGGKKYSKEGSVKLNVNIPDKLSCFLYPNQYVSYDENTPCVKFAEEELCKGMTDQKEIYDAICKYVVGGTFVYDYIKSVTIKPGQLPQIDECWNNRMGICQDLSAMTCAMLRSQGIPARLMIGTVGTDPKKTIYHAWVMAVVNGKDEFFDPTAELGGSSKTATYTPERYY, via the coding sequence ATGATCGCGAGAATGGGCAGGACGCGCTTTATTATGTGCGCATTGCTTATTCTTGTGCTTTGTGCTGCGGTGATTTTCGCGGCTTTTGGCATTAAACTCCCGGAGGCATCCGGTAAGACGGTAAAGAAAGACGGGAAAATGACCATTGACTGCAGCAACATGTCTGAAGGCTACATCATGGTCAAGGCCAAGAAAACAAACAAGCGGCTGAAGCTCCAGATAGCTACTGAAGGAGCCAAGCTGAACTATGATCTGAACAGTGACGGGGAATTCGAGGTGTTCCCGCTTCAGTTCGGAAGCGGCAAGTACCAGGTTTCCCTTTATGAAAACGCCGGCGGGAAAAAGTACTCCAAGGAAGGCAGTGTTAAGCTGAACGTCAATATACCGGACAAGCTCAGCTGCTTCCTCTATCCGAACCAGTACGTTTCCTATGACGAGAATACGCCCTGTGTTAAGTTTGCTGAGGAAGAACTGTGCAAGGGCATGACAGACCAGAAAGAGATATATGACGCGATCTGCAAGTATGTGGTCGGCGGCACTTTCGTTTATGACTATATCAAGAGTGTGACGATCAAACCCGGCCAGCTGCCGCAGATTGACGAATGCTGGAACAACCGTATGGGCATATGCCAGGACCTTTCCGCAATGACTTGTGCGATGCTGCGGTCCCAGGGGATTCCGGCGCGCCTGATGATCGGTACTGTGGGAACTGATCCGAAAAAAACGATTTACCATGCCTGGGTCATGGCTGTAGTCAACGGAAAAGACGAGTTCTTTGATCCTACGGCGGAGCTTGGCGGCAGTTCCAAGACAGCAACATATACACCAGAGAGATACTATTAA
- a CDS encoding type IV pilus twitching motility protein PilT, with translation MTETLDDILRKAIQLHGSDVFVVPGSQIMTKVSGQMVPISEERALPNDIKGLVDRAYELAHREEGTLEDVGDDDFSFAVRDLSRFRCNTYRQRGSLAMTCRVVAFGIPDPKERNIPDIVLRLAEFRSGMILVTGPAGSGKSTTLACLVDQINSARSGHIITIEDPIEYLHPHKKCIVSQREVPGDASSFARALRASLRQAPDVIMLGEMRDIETISTAITAAETGHLLLSSLHTLGAAKTIDRVIDAFPANQQNQIRAQLSMVLKAVVSQRLVLTKEGKLYPVFEVMCVNPAIQNLIREGKTHQIDNAIFGGGPDMLSMDTELARLLRDDKIDREQALLYAIHPETVERQARFMKS, from the coding sequence ATGACAGAGACGCTTGATGATATCCTGAGGAAAGCAATACAGTTACACGGGTCAGACGTGTTTGTTGTGCCCGGTTCCCAGATTATGACCAAGGTCAGCGGACAGATGGTTCCGATCTCGGAAGAAAGGGCACTGCCGAATGACATTAAAGGCCTGGTGGACCGCGCGTACGAACTGGCACACCGTGAAGAGGGAACGCTGGAGGATGTGGGGGACGATGATTTCTCCTTTGCCGTGCGTGACCTGAGCCGGTTCCGCTGTAACACCTACCGCCAGCGCGGCTCGCTGGCGATGACATGCCGTGTTGTAGCCTTTGGTATTCCGGATCCGAAGGAGCGTAATATTCCGGATATCGTCCTGCGCCTTGCGGAATTCCGCAGCGGCATGATCCTGGTTACCGGCCCGGCCGGCAGCGGTAAAAGTACTACCCTGGCGTGTCTGGTTGACCAGATCAACTCCGCCAGGAGCGGCCACATTATTACCATTGAAGATCCTATTGAGTACCTGCATCCGCATAAGAAGTGCATCGTAAGCCAGCGTGAGGTTCCCGGAGACGCCTCCAGCTTCGCACGGGCACTGCGCGCATCCCTGCGCCAGGCACCGGACGTTATTATGCTGGGTGAGATGCGGGACATTGAAACCATATCCACCGCCATTACGGCAGCGGAAACCGGACACCTGCTCCTGTCCTCTCTGCATACACTTGGTGCGGCAAAGACGATTGACCGTGTAATCGACGCGTTCCCGGCCAACCAGCAGAACCAGATCCGGGCTCAGCTTTCCATGGTGCTGAAAGCGGTTGTTTCACAGCGCCTGGTCCTGACCAAGGAAGGAAAGCTCTATCCCGTATTTGAGGTCATGTGCGTCAATCCTGCCATCCAGAACCTGATCCGCGAAGGGAAGACGCACCAGATTGATAACGCGATCTTCGGCGGTGGCCCGGATATGCTGTCTATGGACACGGAACTGGCCAGATTGCTGCGGGATGACAAGATCGACAGGGAACAGGCGCTCCTGTACGCGATCCATCCCGAAACGGTGGAACGCCAGGCACGATTCATGAAAAGCTGA
- a CDS encoding DUF4860 domain-containing protein → MSKPVLSRSPRIIQSVFVLLLLALFACLSTFLVTMGAQIYRNTVDSADTNNNSRIMTAVVRSAVWAEDGGDVEIEHFDELGITTLTIVNEYDGEKYYKRLYCAVDPDPLDGAPRSCLWESFNSEETEFRIDSGETICELNAFEPTIEDGMLKVDLESPNGTKSTIRIALRTGGAGK, encoded by the coding sequence GTGAGTAAGCCTGTTTTATCCCGTTCCCCGCGCATTATACAGAGTGTATTCGTACTCCTCCTGCTGGCACTGTTTGCCTGTCTGAGCACTTTCCTGGTGACTATGGGTGCCCAGATTTACCGGAATACGGTGGACAGCGCGGACACGAACAACAACTCCCGGATCATGACCGCGGTGGTACGCAGCGCCGTATGGGCTGAGGACGGCGGCGACGTGGAGATTGAACACTTTGATGAGCTGGGAATCACCACGCTGACCATCGTTAACGAATACGACGGTGAAAAGTACTATAAAAGGCTTTACTGCGCCGTGGATCCCGATCCGCTGGACGGGGCCCCCCGTTCCTGCCTGTGGGAAAGCTTCAACAGCGAAGAAACGGAGTTCAGAATTGACAGCGGCGAAACCATCTGCGAGCTGAACGCCTTTGAGCCCACGATTGAGGATGGCATGCTGAAGGTGGACCTGGAGTCCCCCAACGGGACGAAGAGCACCATCCGGATAGCCCTGAGGACGGGAGGTGCTGGCAAATGA
- a CDS encoding type II secretion system F family protein yields MANGATKKKRIMSSEELSSFCDQIALMLSSGMTLRDGIEMLAEDEMKGNDKVHPYTNLYKVVDETGSLYIAMKENEEDWPSYMIEMVDIGEKTGRLEDIMVSLSTYYQREGRIRSAAVSAITYPLVLGVMLVVIIGILLWRVLPIFRRVLDSLGVDSSGSGSVLMKIGSWAGWIVLGLIALVVICAIVIIILMKTKHKNKTMSFLKNLFPPVRRLSEKLSASRVAGILGLMLHSGFPMENALEMAPAALADQESIDKVNFIREEMKKDQSFQEALSKSELFADFHNRMLKVGAASGHEPQVMEKIAEIYEEQVEDGLDHLISIVEPTLVALLSIVIGAILLSVMLPMAGVLGSM; encoded by the coding sequence ATGGCAAACGGGGCGACGAAGAAAAAAAGGATCATGTCCTCGGAAGAACTGAGCAGCTTCTGTGATCAGATAGCGCTGATGCTCAGCTCCGGCATGACGCTCCGGGACGGCATCGAGATGCTGGCTGAAGATGAAATGAAGGGGAACGACAAGGTTCATCCCTATACCAACCTGTACAAGGTTGTGGATGAAACCGGCTCCCTTTACATTGCCATGAAAGAGAATGAGGAAGACTGGCCTTCCTACATGATCGAAATGGTCGATATCGGTGAGAAGACCGGTCGCCTGGAAGACATCATGGTGAGCCTTTCCACCTATTATCAGCGGGAAGGCCGGATCCGTTCCGCCGCGGTCAGCGCGATCACTTATCCGCTGGTGCTGGGCGTGATGCTGGTGGTTATCATCGGTATCCTGCTGTGGCGCGTCCTGCCGATCTTCCGCAGGGTTCTGGATTCCCTGGGCGTTGATTCCTCCGGCAGCGGCTCCGTGCTGATGAAGATCGGTTCCTGGGCCGGCTGGATTGTGCTGGGACTGATTGCCCTGGTGGTGATCTGCGCCATCGTGATCATCATCCTGATGAAAACAAAGCATAAAAACAAGACGATGAGCTTCCTGAAGAACCTCTTCCCGCCGGTACGCCGCCTGTCTGAAAAGCTCTCCGCTTCCCGCGTTGCCGGTATCCTGGGCCTGATGCTCCACAGCGGTTTCCCGATGGAAAACGCGCTGGAAATGGCCCCTGCCGCACTGGCGGACCAGGAATCCATCGACAAGGTGAATTTCATCCGTGAGGAAATGAAGAAGGACCAGAGCTTCCAGGAGGCCCTTTCCAAGAGTGAACTGTTTGCGGACTTCCATAACCGTATGCTGAAGGTCGGCGCTGCTTCCGGTCATGAGCCGCAGGTCATGGAAAAGATCGCGGAGATCTATGAGGAACAGGTGGAAGACGGACTGGATCACCTGATCTCCATCGTTGAACCGACGCTGGTTGCCCTGCTGTCCATCGTAATCGGCGCGATTCTGCTGAGCGTGATGCTGCCGATGGCAGGCGTGCTTGGTTCCATGTAA